From a single Natronorubrum tibetense GA33 genomic region:
- a CDS encoding helix-turn-helix domain-containing protein codes for MAQATLTITMPEQVWIQQLSTAYSTASFRVLAAVPDSETGFALVRIAGPEVADIVEEMRDHPQITELSLAQWSENEVTVHFETTAPLLLFSSRESGMPIELPVEIVDGEATVEVTGSRNRLAELAEQLEEFGLQYRIEHVRERLHERQLLSDRQLEVVVAAVEEGYYDTPRRSSLTELAEHLDIAKSTCSETLHRAEEGIIKRFVEDLPGVDTEERVEDPLASS; via the coding sequence ATGGCCCAGGCGACACTCACAATCACGATGCCCGAACAGGTCTGGATTCAACAGCTCTCGACGGCGTATTCGACCGCGAGCTTTCGGGTGTTGGCCGCGGTCCCCGACTCCGAGACCGGCTTCGCCCTCGTCCGGATCGCCGGCCCGGAGGTCGCAGACATCGTCGAGGAGATGCGCGACCATCCCCAGATTACCGAGCTCTCGCTCGCACAGTGGAGCGAGAACGAGGTGACCGTTCACTTCGAGACGACCGCCCCGCTGTTGCTTTTTTCCTCTCGGGAGTCAGGAATGCCGATCGAACTTCCCGTCGAGATTGTCGACGGCGAGGCGACAGTCGAGGTGACTGGCTCGCGGAACCGGCTCGCCGAACTCGCCGAACAGCTCGAGGAGTTCGGGCTCCAGTACCGGATCGAACACGTCCGCGAGCGACTCCACGAGAGACAGTTGCTCTCGGACCGACAGCTCGAGGTCGTCGTCGCCGCCGTCGAGGAGGGCTACTACGACACGCCCCGACGCAGTTCACTGACGGAGCTCGCGGAGCACCTCGACATCGCGAAATCGACCTGCAGCGAGACGCTTCACCGGGCCGAAGAGGGGATCATCAAACGGTTCGTCGAGGATCTGCCAGGTGTCGATACTGAGGAGCGAGTCGAGGACCCGCTCGCGAGCAGTTGA
- a CDS encoding cupin domain-containing protein: MTDSDQPPTPTEQRRLEALEETPHAHLFDGEPQTIRLALADGERIPAHQHPDRELVLHVLEGHLTVSLGNDEYDVREGDVVRFDGAQEISPKAQADTTALLVLAQRAD, from the coding sequence ATGACTGATTCCGATCAACCGCCGACACCGACGGAACAACGCCGTCTCGAGGCGCTCGAGGAAACCCCACACGCACACCTATTCGACGGCGAACCGCAGACGATTCGACTCGCGCTGGCCGACGGTGAACGGATTCCGGCACATCAACATCCCGATCGAGAACTCGTCCTCCACGTCCTCGAGGGTCACCTCACGGTGTCACTCGGCAACGACGAGTACGACGTTCGAGAGGGTGACGTCGTCAGATTCGACGGGGCACAGGAAATCTCTCCAAAAGCACAGGCGGACACGACGGCACTGCTCGTGTTGGCGCAGCGAGCCGACTGA